A DNA window from Buttiauxella agrestis contains the following coding sequences:
- the trbJ gene encoding P-type conjugative transfer protein TrbJ — translation MKLLVQMFTSLRGILAAKKTVPIFISVSFIALAAKAGIPVIDGTNVVQTTISAVNNVQAVAKQIQQYQTQLQQYENMLQNTAAPAAYIWDQANSTINKLLQAQDTLNYYKNQAGSLDSYLKRYQDINYYKSSPCFNSNIECTSAEIDALRSAERNNSEARKKANDAVFKVIDQQQQTLQQDADNVAELQSQASGATGQMKAIQAGNQLASAQANQLLQIRSLLVAQQNAAMTLAQVQADKEAQQTVADEKVLAGDNKPSPKRVW, via the coding sequence ATGAAGCTATTGGTTCAGATGTTTACATCATTGAGAGGGATTTTAGCCGCTAAAAAAACGGTGCCCATTTTCATTTCCGTATCGTTTATCGCTCTGGCGGCTAAAGCCGGGATTCCTGTTATTGATGGTACTAACGTGGTTCAAACGACAATCAGCGCAGTCAATAATGTTCAGGCCGTTGCAAAACAAATCCAGCAGTATCAGACTCAACTCCAGCAGTATGAAAACATGCTGCAAAATACTGCCGCACCTGCAGCATATATCTGGGATCAGGCCAATTCCACTATCAACAAATTACTACAGGCTCAAGACACGCTTAACTATTACAAGAACCAGGCCGGGAGTCTGGACTCATATCTAAAACGTTATCAGGACATTAACTACTATAAATCTTCTCCTTGTTTTAATAGCAATATTGAGTGTACTTCAGCCGAGATCGACGCACTTCGTAGTGCTGAGCGGAATAATTCAGAAGCGCGTAAAAAAGCGAATGATGCCGTTTTCAAAGTAATAGACCAGCAGCAGCAAACCTTGCAGCAAGATGCTGATAATGTCGCAGAACTCCAGTCTCAGGCGAGCGGGGCAACAGGTCAGATGAAGGCAATTCAGGCCGGAAACCAACTTGCCAGTGCTCAGGCCAACCAACTGCTGCAGATACGCTCACTTCTGGTAGCCCAACAGAATGCCGCAATGACACTGGCTCAAGTACAGGCAGATAAAGAAGCTCAACAGACAGTAGCTGATGAGAAAGTATTAGCTGGGGATAATAAACCAAGCCCTAAGCGAGTTTGGTGA
- the trbL gene encoding P-type conjugative transfer protein TrbL — protein MKVASKLTFLGVVFFFSMNTYAGQLDSSGLLDTLLDKYQQVASTWTTVIGNYANWLFWGLVLISMVWTFGIIAMKGGGLQDLLAEIVRFFTVNGFFYYLLSNGPAISKSIIDSMRELAANALGTSAGISPSSIVDMAFVILTKISSAASIWSPMISTIMITVAIIVLVVMSLIAINMLIMLVSAWVLCYAGVILLGFGGSKWTSDITINYLRTVLSIGIQLFTMTLIIGIGQSFIDQYFSIIKDDVPDLNSLIVLLLASIILLVLTNKLPLLLSGVVGGASLQGIGGFGAGMITGAAATAISGAGAMAMGASAQVSGGASALKAAFESAQAAMAEESGSGGVIGGCEDTASVDTSGEQPYGKGSSSGGSEGFAASFSRAGRMASHMGSSMASGAAEYQSMKRSGNSSRVQQTIGGELATQIRKQTATRRDNRTHDDFAGDSLSGNNKS, from the coding sequence ATGAAAGTTGCAAGCAAACTTACATTTTTAGGTGTGGTTTTTTTCTTTTCTATGAATACCTACGCAGGACAACTGGATAGCAGTGGCTTACTTGATACTTTATTAGATAAGTATCAGCAAGTTGCCAGTACATGGACGACAGTAATTGGTAATTATGCAAATTGGCTATTTTGGGGGCTGGTATTAATAAGTATGGTATGGACGTTTGGTATAATCGCTATGAAAGGGGGCGGCTTACAAGATTTACTTGCTGAAATAGTAAGGTTTTTCACTGTGAATGGTTTTTTCTATTATCTTTTAAGCAATGGTCCCGCGATATCTAAATCTATAATTGATTCTATGAGAGAGCTTGCCGCAAATGCTTTAGGAACCAGTGCTGGCATTTCACCTTCAAGTATAGTTGATATGGCCTTTGTGATATTAACGAAAATAAGTTCTGCCGCATCGATCTGGTCACCAATGATCTCCACTATTATGATCACTGTCGCGATAATCGTTTTGGTTGTAATGTCCCTTATCGCGATAAATATGCTAATAATGTTGGTTTCTGCGTGGGTGCTATGTTACGCAGGAGTTATATTGCTTGGTTTTGGTGGATCGAAATGGACTTCTGATATAACAATTAATTATTTGCGCACTGTTTTATCAATTGGTATTCAGCTGTTCACAATGACATTAATTATTGGCATTGGACAGTCATTTATAGATCAATATTTTTCTATTATTAAAGATGATGTTCCTGATCTTAATAGCCTTATTGTTTTGCTTCTGGCGTCAATTATCCTATTAGTATTAACGAATAAGTTGCCACTGTTGTTATCAGGTGTTGTAGGAGGGGCGTCTTTACAAGGGATTGGTGGGTTTGGGGCGGGTATGATTACCGGCGCTGCAGCCACTGCCATCAGCGGTGCTGGAGCAATGGCAATGGGGGCATCAGCTCAAGTCAGCGGCGGAGCCTCTGCATTAAAGGCAGCGTTCGAATCTGCACAAGCTGCAATGGCCGAAGAGTCGGGCTCCGGTGGCGTAATTGGTGGTTGTGAAGATACAGCTTCTGTAGACACGTCGGGAGAGCAGCCATACGGTAAAGGTAGCTCCAGTGGGGGAAGCGAAGGTTTTGCTGCTTCCTTCTCGCGTGCTGGCCGCATGGCAAGTCATATGGGAAGCAGTATGGCTAGCGGGGCTGCTGAGTACCAGTCAATGAAGCGAAGTGGCAACTCTTCTCGTGTCCAACAGACTATTGGAGGGGAGTTGGCGACTCAGATACGTAAGCAAACAGCTACTCGTCGGGATAACCGCACACATGATGATTTTGCCGGAGATAGCTTATCCGGCAATAATAAATCTTGA
- a CDS encoding ATP-dependent nuclease, with the protein MHLHSLAFKNFRRLKDARIEFANDLTIFVGANNSGKTSATHAVDLFLSGSKDKFTVNDFSADCWPAFENFPAEDAVEQGHELPAITLDVWISVDPDNLYRVVDLLPRAAWEGALVGVRIEFTVKDATQTLASYRKMATEAAKFAQNKAEHGADYKPWPRNMRDYLARELKNEYGLRYFILDEASLSPANAGETYTPKEILGDTERTGHSIINSLIKVDFLSAQRHLSDGNSQARTEDLSKRLSRFYTRNQSKREDDHNALRALALSEEQLTKHFSDVFKDTFKSLRKLGYPGLSNPALEIRAALRLERLMGDQQAKVHYLLEEATGGVEALSLPDSYNGLGFKNLIYMGVELLDLHAAWSVTEEGEEGKRQPIHLMFIEEPEAHMHAQLQQAFVRKLTELIPSEGADGYGTQFVITTHSPHILYERGFKPIRYFRRSAEIGSKQCSSVFNLSAFYESNKDDRDFLQRYMKLMHCDLFFADGAILVEGNVERLVLPLMIGHGAKKLNAAYLSILEVGGAFAFRFQKLIEFLGLPTLIVTDLDSVYPPKPKKTADAAAQDDNDAGDDEDDDLDDEAAAEGDEPKPSSKCPAGTAGAVTANQTLRQWLPGKILIEDLLAATPESKLQAPQNGLGAHVMVTYQCPVTVKWGEETAELKSRTLEEAFAYQNLEWCQKKEHHDLKLRWSKAGTMPLADLASKIHTRVKGQHFKKTNFALGLLASSDATWVVPTYIQQGLDWLTQHVTIVEEVLDGTAEVVGVDEAPVQPQNVLVEQ; encoded by the coding sequence ATGCATCTTCACTCTCTGGCGTTTAAGAATTTCCGTAGGTTGAAAGATGCGCGTATCGAGTTTGCGAACGACCTGACCATATTTGTTGGAGCTAACAATAGCGGAAAGACATCAGCAACTCACGCAGTAGACCTGTTCTTGTCCGGCTCTAAAGACAAGTTCACTGTCAATGATTTCAGCGCAGATTGCTGGCCGGCTTTTGAAAATTTCCCGGCGGAAGATGCGGTTGAGCAAGGCCACGAATTGCCGGCAATAACTCTTGATGTGTGGATAAGCGTTGATCCGGATAATCTCTACCGGGTCGTGGATCTCCTGCCCAGAGCCGCATGGGAAGGTGCACTCGTCGGTGTCCGGATTGAGTTTACCGTGAAGGACGCGACCCAAACGCTGGCCAGCTACCGTAAGATGGCGACCGAGGCTGCGAAGTTCGCCCAGAATAAGGCGGAGCATGGCGCAGATTACAAACCTTGGCCTCGCAACATGCGCGACTACCTCGCGCGCGAGCTGAAGAATGAATACGGCCTGCGCTATTTCATTCTCGACGAAGCGTCGCTATCCCCCGCTAACGCTGGCGAGACGTACACGCCGAAAGAGATCCTGGGAGACACCGAGCGAACGGGACACTCAATCATCAATTCGCTGATTAAGGTGGACTTCCTGAGCGCTCAACGACACTTGAGCGACGGTAACTCACAAGCTCGAACCGAGGACTTGTCCAAGCGACTCAGCCGTTTCTACACTCGCAACCAGAGCAAGCGCGAAGACGACCACAACGCCCTGCGCGCGTTGGCGCTCTCTGAAGAACAACTGACGAAGCATTTTTCGGACGTGTTCAAGGACACGTTCAAATCGCTGCGCAAGCTCGGTTATCCCGGCCTTTCCAACCCTGCACTGGAGATTCGCGCAGCCCTACGGCTGGAGCGACTGATGGGCGATCAACAGGCCAAAGTTCACTACCTACTCGAAGAAGCGACCGGTGGCGTAGAAGCCCTGTCTCTCCCCGACAGCTACAACGGGTTGGGTTTTAAAAACCTCATCTACATGGGCGTCGAACTCCTCGACCTCCACGCTGCGTGGTCGGTCACAGAGGAAGGCGAGGAAGGAAAACGCCAGCCAATCCACCTGATGTTTATCGAGGAGCCGGAGGCGCACATGCACGCGCAACTCCAGCAGGCCTTCGTTCGCAAGCTCACCGAACTCATCCCGTCCGAAGGGGCGGACGGTTACGGCACGCAGTTCGTGATCACGACGCATTCCCCGCACATCCTGTACGAGCGGGGCTTCAAACCGATCCGCTATTTCCGCCGTTCGGCCGAAATCGGTTCCAAGCAATGCTCTTCTGTTTTCAACCTCTCAGCCTTCTACGAGAGCAACAAAGACGACCGGGATTTCCTCCAGCGATATATGAAGCTGATGCATTGCGACCTCTTCTTCGCTGACGGCGCAATCCTTGTTGAGGGTAACGTCGAGCGCCTCGTACTTCCGTTAATGATTGGTCACGGTGCTAAGAAGCTGAACGCGGCTTATCTCAGTATTCTTGAGGTCGGTGGTGCTTTCGCCTTTCGTTTCCAGAAGCTGATTGAGTTTCTCGGCTTGCCGACCCTGATCGTGACTGATCTCGACAGCGTGTACCCGCCCAAACCTAAGAAGACTGCTGACGCCGCTGCCCAAGACGATAATGACGCTGGCGATGACGAGGACGATGATCTCGACGATGAGGCCGCGGCTGAAGGGGATGAGCCGAAGCCAAGCTCAAAATGCCCTGCAGGAACGGCTGGAGCTGTTACGGCAAACCAGACCCTTCGCCAGTGGCTCCCCGGCAAGATACTGATTGAAGACCTTCTGGCCGCAACGCCTGAAAGTAAGCTGCAAGCGCCGCAAAATGGCTTGGGTGCACATGTGATGGTGACGTATCAGTGCCCTGTAACCGTGAAGTGGGGAGAGGAGACTGCTGAGCTGAAGAGCCGAACCCTCGAAGAGGCCTTCGCCTATCAAAACCTTGAGTGGTGCCAGAAGAAGGAGCACCACGATCTGAAGCTGAGATGGAGCAAGGCGGGAACGATGCCGCTGGCCGACCTTGCTTCGAAAATCCATACTCGCGTCAAAGGCCAGCATTTCAAGAAAACCAACTTCGCCTTGGGCCTGTTGGCTAGCAGCGACGCGACGTGGGTCGTCCCTACTTACATCCAGCAGGGCTTAGACTGGCTGACGCAGCACGTCACAATTGTAGAAGAGGTGTTGGATGGCACGGCTGAAGTCGTCGGTGTCGATGAAGCTCCTGTCCAACCTCAAAATGTTCTGGTGGAACAATGA
- a CDS encoding HigA family addiction module antitoxin: MSRTPYSRLRIEGFRKAEVSLRLEEMDPSGTPLYESIKARIISGELTYEQGRSEILAYYTKADTAGPATVGEMLVEEFLKPLSMSHDELAESMGICKQDIEDIICGLRRLTDDEARVLADIFGTDEDFWCNLQVLQDRPEQRRK; the protein is encoded by the coding sequence ATGTCCAGGACTCCCTATTCACGGTTACGCATTGAGGGCTTCCGCAAAGCAGAGGTTTCCCTGAGACTTGAAGAAATGGACCCCAGTGGTACGCCACTCTATGAGTCCATTAAAGCACGTATTATTTCAGGTGAGCTGACGTATGAGCAGGGACGTTCAGAGATTCTTGCATACTACACAAAAGCAGATACCGCCGGGCCTGCGACAGTGGGGGAAATGCTGGTAGAGGAATTTCTAAAACCGCTGAGCATGTCCCATGATGAACTGGCGGAATCTATGGGTATTTGCAAGCAGGATATTGAAGATATTATCTGCGGTTTGCGTCGTCTTACGGATGATGAGGCTCGCGTTCTTGCTGACATATTTGGGACTGATGAGGACTTCTGGTGCAATCTGCAGGTGCTGCAAGATCGCCCTGAGCAACGGCGTAAGTAA